The following DNA comes from Tribolium castaneum strain GA2 unplaced genomic scaffold, icTriCast1.1 ptg000094l, whole genome shotgun sequence.
TGCGGCGTGTGGCTGCCACCCGATCGCTTCTCGACTACTACTACTCTTATCTCTTAGTAAGAAGATTACAAAAACCCCTAAATGAAAAGAGGCGCTAACATTCCCCCCGACCGTTAAGGAATGAAGTtaactaaaactaaattatcaaCTAAAGAAAAGAAATATAAGTTCCCTTccgcataataataataaatattaaattaaattaaactgcaAGTAATTGCATCCACCCAAAGaacaaataactaaaaacaaaattataggaTCAAAACGATCACTGATTTGGAAGGGGACATAGACGAACTATAGGTCGTTTATAAAGACCATTGGGAGTTTTGACGCTGGCGACGCGAACTATCCCATCCTTGCCAGGAAAGACCTCTTGAACGACCCCTAATGGCCAATGCAACGGTGGGGTGTTATCCGTCCGCAAAACTACGACCGTACCGACCTTTATTGGAGAAGATGGCTTATTCCATTTTTGACGAACTTGCAAATTATGTAGATATTCCATGTGCCATCGTTTCCAATacgtttgcaaaatttgatcgAGCAGTTCTTTTCGGGTTACTAAATTAGTCGACATGTCTAAATTTTGAATTGGTAGCGATTGAAGGGGCGTCCCTGTCAAAAAATGAGCAGGCGTCAAAGCTAACGGCTCGTTAGGATCCGAGCTGAGCGTACACAATGgtcgagaatttaataaagccTCTATTTGAGTAATAACCGTCGTAAATTCTTCATAAGTCAAAATTTGGGTGCCAATAACTTTAGTTAAATGAGACTTCACACTTTTAATGTTTGCCTCCCAGATTCCTCCAAAGTGAGGTGCTGCTGGAGGATTAAATTTCCATACTACATTTCGTTTAATCAATTCATCATCAATACTAGAATGATACTCTTGTGAGGtcacaaattttgacaaatcgtcTAGGGCAGTTTTAGctccaataaaatttgtacCACAATCGGAATACAAAACCGAGCATGGACCACGACGGgataaaaaacgtttaaagGCATTAATAAAAGTCGCAGTGGATAGGTCAGAAGCCACTTCTAGATGTAAGGCTTTGgtaactaaacaaataaataagcaTAAATAAGCTTTCTGGCTTTTTACACCTCTACGACGAGTCAGAGTGATATAGAAAGGTCCGGCATAATCTACACcactgtgcaaaaatggttTCGCTTCTGTAATTCTAGGAGCGGGCAAATCCGCCATACATGGGAAAGTTGCGCGAGgacgaaatttaaagcaataattACAGTTGCGAATGCGATGTCTAACAACATTTCGTGCAGCTAGAATCCAAAATTTCTGACGCAACAACGACAGTGTAAGATGCGGACCAGTATGTAAATTACGTTGGTGAAAATAGTCTATTAAGAGATCCACCAAGTGGTCTTTTTTGGGCAGCAAAAACGGATGCTGCTGATCATATTCTAAATTTGAGTTTGATAGACGTCCTCCTACTCTAATAACTCCATCTTTAAGAAACGGACATAAGGAACGAATTTTAGGCGAACAAGGTTTATTTTGCTCTAACAAAGCTAAATCTGAAGCAAAATGTTCTCTTTGGACAAGTCTAACTAGCGTTAATTCAGCGGTTTCTAAGTCTTTGAGTGTAATAAGATTTCCTTTTGGCAATAACTTAAGAAATCTGAGAACATATACAACTGCATTGCGCAATTTACTATACGAAGACGATCTATCTATAAGTTGTCGTAAAGGGTTGACACAACGTGAGAAAGTGACGAGAACTATCGGTTTCTCTTCGAGTGGAGGTTCGTCTGTATTAGTTGAAGAGTTAATAGGCCATAACTGTTCGTCCATAAATAACCAATTAGGACCAGTTAGCCAAATCGGGTGGTTTAAAAGGTGCGCCGGTGTTAGACCCCTAGAAATTGGGTCGGCTGGGTTTTCCTTCCCATCGACATGATACCAATTAACCGACGGCACTAATTCTTGAATTTTTGCCACGCGATTTGCTACAAAAGTGTGCCAACGATGAGGAGATGCGTTTATCCAGTTAAGTACGACCGAAGAATCAGTCAGAGCAACAATGTTTTCTATAATTAATCGCGATTGGAAAGTGCTTTCTACAAAATGGATCAGTCTAGCTAAAAGAAGCGCAGCACAAAGCTCTAATCTGGGTATCGAAAGTGACTTTAACGGAGCAACTTTTGATCTAGCACAAATGATTCTAACAGTAGGTACCTTTTCTGGAACTTTTACATACACTACCGCTCCATAACCCTTTTCTGATGCGTCTGCAAATCCAACAATTGTCACAGGTAAATTACTACAAGTTCCTAAATGACGCggaatttcaaagttttccaAAAGATGCAACTCTCCTTTTAAAAGactccaaattttttgtatatcaGCCGATACAGGATCGTCCCAACCAAGTTTTTGAACCCAAATTTCCCGaatcaataattttgcatataaGGTAACGGGAGCCAACAATCCTAAAGGATCCCAAATGCGAgcaattattgacaaaatattCCGTTTCGTACATTCTATGTCAGgaacactaattttaaaaccaaGCAAGTCGGTTTGCGGATGCCACTGAAAACCTAAGACCTTCAAGGAATCATTGCTAAATTCAACGGGCTGAAAGCAGCGTTCCGATTCTAAAATTTCTGACAATAATTCATTAGAGTTTGTTGTCCATTTGGTTAAGCTAAACCCCCCGGCCCTAAACAAACCAATTAAATCGCGATACAACGCAATAGCTTCTTCACTGGTAGGAACACTAGTTACAACATCGTCCATGTATGTATCTCTATTTACAATTCCTGAAGCTAActgaaaatttctagattcGTCCGAGGCAAGTTGCTTAACTGTACGAAGAGCTAAAAATGGCGAGGCTTTGACTCCAAAAGAGACTACATTGATTTCGTATGTTTGGAGAGGTTCATTAATCGAAAATCGCCAGAGAATTCTTTGAAAGCATCGATGATCGGGATTAAGCCAAATTTGTCTATACATCTGACGTACGTCAGCGGTCATGGCTACAGCAAATAGTCTAAAATTCAGTAGCAAAGAAACTATAtcggtttgtaatttttcaccagtatATAAAACATCGTTCAAAGAAAGCGAATTACTACCTTTGGCGCTAGCATCAAACACAACTCTCAGTGGAGTACTAGTActttccttaaaaatagcATGATGCGGAATGTAAAATGAAGATTCGCTATTCAATCTATGTGGCTCTACTAAAGACATGTGACCTTGCTCGATGAAGTCTTGTATTGCATCGCAATAACTTTGATGAAATGCTGGCATTGAGcgaaattttctttctaaagcTAGATATCTTCGAAAAGCGTTTTGAAATGAACTACCCAAATTAGGAGGAAATTCTTTAAAAGGAAGCGAGACTATGTATTTTCCGGACGGTTCGCGTTTAACCGTAGAAACGAAAAGTTCTTCACATTTTGCGTCATCTTTATTCAATGAAACACTGGGACTGGGAACCTCTTccattgaccaaaatttttcaagtgctTTATCTAGAGGTGGTTCCTCAATCaaacaaaatgaatgtgtTTCACAATTCGCGGCTACATGTGGTATTTCGCCCATAACTATGTATCCTAGTGTAGTTTCTAAAGCGATTGGGCTTCCAAGTGAACTTTCTACTTTGTTCGGGCCTAATATTTGCGGGAACAATTTACCACTAATTATTCCATCGATTTCCCCCGactcaaaaaatttctcgTCGGCTAGCGGAAGATTAAGCAAATTTTCTATAGATGATTGCGGAATATTTCGATCTGGCAaattgtcaataatttgatCGATAACTAAAGCCTCGAACTTGTATCTATAATCTGAATTAAAGCGAGAAGCAATGACCGTAtctatttttccttttatAGGATGCGTGATGGCTCCTATGCCTTTAACAGAAgcgttaatttttctaattggcAAATTTAAGCGGGTACAACAATTTGTAGTAATAAAATGCGATTGACTAGCGGGGTCTACTAAAAGTCTAACTAATTTCCTTTTCGAATTTGGAGCGAATATTTCTACTATGGCGGTAGCAAGCAAAGTGTTACTATATCTAGATGATTTAAAGCTAGTATTTGAAGCGACACAAAAACTATGGGGCTCGCGGGAAGTACTATTAACGTCACTAATTGAAACCAAATCCTTTTTAGCAGGCTGTTCTGATGTCTCAATGTGCGGTTTATCAAAATGAAGCAGAGAATGATGTCTTTTTCGACACAAACTACAAGTGGTTGTCGATTTACAAGC
Coding sequences within:
- the LOC103314804 gene encoding uncharacterized protein LOC103314804; amino-acid sequence: MAPTKENELKSLQGKRQSLFLRIQRLYNDSRNLDDETVCKNFKIRYNTLEETRRLFSNCIDSINLLSLELDSDYTPSFAELEAVDELYCHIVEAAKKVFTKTESLPKPVKAIAKLPKIELMEFSGEMSDWPIFYDTFRTLIHENPDLDDITRMHYLLGKLTGKALLVCSGIQPTGANYPILWKALVEKYDDKRLLASTYLSQILDFRPLQNESVVCLNTFLEKFDTAVNALKQLDIENLSDFIISSIALSKLDGQTRRHFELSQKKSEIPLYKEIVDFVKDHTKILACTLKSTATTANRTNYSAPFSKPSRTHSLVVSNRASNNICPICNEASHLVYQCAKLLKLGPLERYQLVKDKALCLNCLSPKHKIIACKSTTTCSLCRKRHHSLLHFDKPHIETSEQPAKKDLVSISDVNSTSREPHSFCVASNTSFKSSRYSNTLLATAIVEIFAPNSKRKLVRLLVDPASQSHFITTNCCTRLNLPIRKINASVKGIGAITHPIKGKIDTVIASRFNSDYRYKFEALVIDQIIDNLPDRNIPQSSIENLLNLPLADEKFFESGEIDGIISGKLFPQILGPNKVESSLGSPIALETTLGYIVMGEIPHVAANCETHSFCLIEEPPLDKALEKFWSMEEVPSPSVSLNKDDAKCEELFVSTVKREPSGKYIVSLPFKEFPPNLGSSFQNAFRRYLALERKFRSMPAFHQSYCDAIQDFIEQGHMSLVEPHRLNSESSFYIPHHAIFKESTSTPLRVVFDASAKGSNSLSLNDVLYTGEKLQTDIVSLLLNFRLFAVAMTADVRQMYRQIWLNPDHRCFQRILWRFSINEPLQTYEINVVSFGVKASPFLALRTVKQLASDESRNFQLASGIVNRDTYMDDVVTSVPTSEEAIALYRDLIGLFRAGGFSLTKWTTNSNELLSEILESERCFQPVEFSNDSLKVLGFQWHPQTDLLGFKISVPDIECTKRNILSIIARIWDPLGLLAPVTLYAKLLIREIWVQKLGWDDPVSADIQKIWSLLKGELHLLENFEIPRHLGTCSNLPVTIVGFADASEKGYGAVVYVKVPEKVPTVRIICARSKVAPLKSLSIPRLELCAALLLARLIHFVESTFQSRLIIENIVALTDSSVVLNWINASPHRWHTFVANRVAKIQELVPSVNWYHVDGKENPADPISRGLTPAHLLNHPIWLTGPNWLFMDEQLWPINSSTNTDEPPLEEKPIVLVTFSRCVNPLRQLIDRSSSYSKLRNAVVYVLRFLKLLPKGNLITLKDLETAELTLVRLVQREHFASDLALLEQNKPCSPKIRSLCPFLKDGVIRVGGRLSNSNLEYDQQHPFLLPKKDHLVDLLIDYFHQRNLHTGPHLTLSLLRQKFWILAARNVVRHRIRNCNYCFKFRPRATFPCMADLPAPRITEAKPFLHSGVDYAGPFYITLTRRRGVKSQKAYLCLFICLVTKALHLEVASDLSTATFINAFKRFLSRRGPCSVLYSDCGTNFIGAKTALDDLSKFVTSQEYHSSIDDELIKRNVVWKFNPPAAPHFGGIWEANIKSVKSHLTKVIGTQILTYEEFTTVITQIEALLNSRPLCTLSSDPNEPLALTPAHFLTGTPLQSLPIQNLDMSTNLVTRKELLDQILQTYWKRWHMEYLHNLQVRQKWNKPSSPIKVGTVVVLRTDNTPPLHWPLGVVQEVFPGKDGIVRVASVKTPNGLYKRPIVRLCPLPNQ